The Ancylothrix sp. D3o sequence AGCCGGCAATGATATTCTCACCGATGGTGGTTTCAGCAATATCCTGATGTATGGTGGCTCAGGAAATGATTCGATCAGCATCAGCAATGCTAATTTCCGCCGTTTAGATGGTGGTTTAGGGAATGATACTTTGGTGTTAGCAGGAAGTGGCATAACTTTAGACCTCACCGGCTCTTCAGATAATACCAAAATCGCCTCTTTTGAAACCATCGATTTAACCGGCACCGGCAATAACACCTTAAATTTAAGTTATGGTGCATTGTTGAATTTGGTTGAAGAAACTCGCGCAACGGGTGGTTTCAACCGTTTAACTATACGGGGTGATAGTGGAGATGCGGTGACTGCCAATTTAGCCGGCTTTGGTTTCAGTAGCAGTGTTGTTGGCTCTGAAACAATTTACACTAAAGGCAAGTTGCAGTTAGCTGTGGAAACCGATGTCACTCAAACCGGCATTGTGATTTAGTCTTAAGAAGCCGGCTTTTTCAGTTAACTTTTCACTTCGGAGTTAACCTTGGAAAAATGCCGGTTTCTCTCTTTAAATTTTGCCAATCAAAAAAAACCGAAAAACCCCCTAATTTCTGCCAAAAATCCCTTGACAATCAGCAGACCGGCGTGATATGCTAAAATCGATAAGGAAGAACCATCATAAAATATCACATTAAATTGTAGAGACCGGCATCTTAAAAGATTTATAACATCGCAGAGAGAAAGAGAATAGAAACCGGCTTTAAGAAGAGAGATTTAGCTTGACAAAACCCAGCAGATATGCTACACTGAAACCGATAAGGAAGAACTATCATAAAATAATCAGGTAATGAGAAGGGCCGGTTAGCCTAAATATATAAGCTTGCAGAAAAAAATAAAATAAAAACCTGCATTTTCCCCTCATTGAACCCAACAAACAAAAAAAGCGTTAGCTATTAAACCGGCCAGCCTTGCGGTCTTGTGAGAGAAAGCCCGCTCCAAAGCTAAATATCCGAACACAGTTTGATAGGATAAGGAAAATTGATGATTTTGTCAGGTTTTTTTTCAAGCAATTTTCTTTCCCCTATCCCCCATTCGTCTAATTATGCGATGTCCTTTTTGTCATTACACCGATAGTCGCGTTTTAGAGTCGAGGTCTTCAGAGGCCGGTGCCTCTATCCGACGCCGGCGCGAATGCCTTAACTGTAAGCGGCGTTTCACAACCTACGAACGTATAGAATATGTGCCCATAACAGTCATTAAACGTGATGGCCGGCGCGAGTCCTTTGACCGATTTAAACTATTACGCGGCATAGTCCGATCCTGTGAAAAAACCGGCATTCCCTCAGTTCGCTTAGAAGCATTTGTCGATGAAATAGAATCAGAAGTTCAGCAACAAACCACACGAGAAGTCACCAGTAGTGAAATTGGAGAACTCGTACTCAGCCGCATTCACAACCTCAGCGAAGTAGCCTATATCCGATTTGCCTCCGTCTACCGGCAGTTTCAAGGCATCCGCGATTTTGTCGAAACCTTAGACCACCTGCAAAACCGCCAAATTTCCTCCACCTCAGCCGAAAAGTTGCTTGACGAATCGCCAGAGCAGGAAGATAACGAGCCCGTCATCCCCAAACCCGCACCGCTTTCTCTTTAATTTCCTTAATCAGAATTTTTTTTAAAAAACCTTGTTCACATAAGCTGAAAATCAATATTATCAAGACTTTCGAGATTTTTGATAACCGGCCCAAACCCCAAAACCGTATCCCTCGTCTCTGACCAATCAGGCTGGATTTAAGGCAAGGGACAAATAAAAGTGATCGCAAGCCATAGCATCAAGTTATAATTGAAGATCGAAGCTTTCACGACTTCCAAGGCTCCGCCTAAAAAGCGATGGAAGCGTTGTAGATGTAACGAACCACGAAACTCAGCCGTGTTTGTCCTACATTTACAGGAGGCCAAATTACTACGGAGAATACCCAGCAGGAAACAAAACGCATGGTCAATCAGAAAACAATCACTAAAGAAGTTGGCTTTACTCACGAAGACTTCGCCGCCCTACTTGACAAATACGATTATCACTTTAGCCCTGGTGATGTAGTAGCAGGTACAGTATTCAGTATAGAACCTAGGGGCGCTCTGATTGACATCGGTGCTAAAACAGCGGCCTACATACCCGTTCAGGAGATGTCAATCAATCGCGTAGACTCTCCCGAAGAAGTTTTACAATCCAACGAAACCCGTGAATTCTTCATCCTCACCGATGAAAATGAGGATGGGCAGTTAACCCTATCAATCCGGCGTATCGAATATATGCGGGCTTGGGAGAGGGTACGCCAATTGCAAGCTGAAGATGCCACCGTGCGCTCACTCGTGTTTGCTACAAACCGAGGTGGAGCGCTTGTTCGCATTGAAGGGTTGCGTGGTTTTATCCCCGGATCTCATATCAGCACCCGCAAACCAAAAGAAGATTTGGTGGGAGAAGAATTACCTTTAAAATTCTTGGAAGTAGACGAAGATCGTAACCGTCTGGTTTTAAGTCACCGCCGCGCCTTAGTGGAGCGCAAGATGAACCGTCTCGAAGTTGGCGAGGTCGTTATCGGCAACGTTCGCGGCATCAAGCCTTATGGTGCGTTTATCGATATCGGTGGAGTCAGCGGCTTACTGCACATTTCCGAAATTTCTCACGATCATATTGATACTCCCCACAGTGTCTTTAATGTCAATGATGAAGTCAAAGTGATGATCATTGATTTGGATGCAGAACGGGGTCGGATTTCTCTGTCTACCAAGCAACTCGAACCAGAAGCGGGTGATATGGTGAAAAATCCGCAGTTGGTTTATGAAAAAGCAGAAGAAATGGCTGCCAAGTACCGCGAACAACAGCGGGCTAAACAGCAAGCTCAAGCTGCCGGTGCTGTGGCCGGTGCTACCGATGAAGCTACCGATGAACTAGAAGAAGTGCCCCCAGCAGCCGAACTAGAAGAAGTGCCCCCAGCAGCCGAACTAGAAGAAGTGCCCCCAGCAGCCGAACTAGAAGAAGCGCCCGCAGCAGCCGAACTAGAAGAAGCGCCGTCGGCGGTTGAAGTTTCCCCCGAAGAGGAATTAGTCAGCGCTGAAGAATAAGCCGACATGGCTGTATCTGTGCAGCCGGTGTTTGCTAAAAAGCCGGTTGCGCTTCCATTTTGGGCGCAACCCTCTTTTTTTTATGGCTTTCGATTGGACTGTGAGTTTTTTTCTAAATAGCAACGTAGATTTATTTTTTCAAGGGCAGATGTAAGCGGTTAAATAATACTCCTCAAAAACAGCCATAGTAAATTGGTATCGGCGGCGTAGAATCGAAAATTGGAGGAAATTTTGGCAACAATTGAATGTCGGGGTGTGAGCTTCCAAAACATTGAAGCGGTCATTTTTGATAAAGATGGCACCTTGGAAGATACGGCAGATTTTTTACGCAACCTCGGACAAAAACGCGCCCGGATGATTGATGCTCAAATTCCGGGCGTCGGGGAACCGCTGTTAATGGCTTATGGTATTGAGGGTGATGAACTTGATCCTGCCGGTTTGATGGCTGTGGGAAGCCGGCGCGAAAATGAAATTGCTTCGGCTGCTTATGTGGCTGAAACCGGCAGGGGTTGGCTAGAATCTCTGGAAATTGTCAGCCGTGCTTTTGAAGAGGCAAACCGGCCCTTAAAAAATAATGCCCCTTGTCCGCTTTTCACCGGCACCACAGAATTGCTGAAAATTTTGTCAGATGGCGGTTTAAAACTGGGTATTCTTTCAGCAGATACAACCGAAAACGTGCTGAAATTTGTTTCATACTATCAACTTGAGTCTTACATTCAACTGCAAATGGGAGTCGATGGCGGCGTCAGTAAACCTGATCCGTCGCTGTTTTTAGCGGCTTGCCGAACTTTGGCAGTTTCTCCGCAGTCTGCTTTGATGGTGGGAGACTCGCCGGTGGATATTCAAATGGCACGAAATGCTCAGGCTGCCGGTTGTATCGCTATTTGCCGCAAAAAGTCGGCGCATTCACATCTCAAAGATGCAGATGTGATTATCTCCCAACTTAACGAAATTTCCATCGTCTCCTGAATTTGTGCCATTTTGAGGGATGATGGATAAATTTACGACCACTTTGCCAAATTCTTCAAACTAGAAGGAGGAAGAATCCTTGACGAAACGTTATCTGTTTACTTCTGAATCTGTGACCGAAGGACATCCTGACAAAATCTGCGATCAAATTTCCGATACGATTTTGGATGCCCTGCTTTCAGAAGACCCGAAAAGCCGTGTTGCTGCTGAAGTTGTGGTGAACACCGGCCTGGTTTTGATTACCGGCGAAATTACCACCAAAGCCAATGTTAATTTCGTGAACTTGGCGCGGAAAAAAATTGCTGAAATTGGCTATACCGATGCTGATAATGGCTTTTCTGCCAATAGTTGCACGGTTTTGGTGGCTTTGGATGAGCAGTCTCCTGATATTGCTCAAGGTGTGAATACGGCTCAAGAAACTCGCCAGCAAAGCGATGATGAGTTAGATAAGGTGGGTGCCGGTGATCAGGGGATTATGTTTGGTTTTGCTTGCAACGAAACCCCGGAATTAATGCCCTTACCGATCAGTTTGGCACACCGGATTGCGCGCCGGCTGGCGGCTGTGCGGAAAACCGGCCAGTTGCCTTATTTGCGTCCCGATGGCAAAACTCAGGTCACGGTGGCTTATGAAGATGGCCGGCCTGTTGGCATTGATACCATTTTGGTTTCTACTCAGCATGATGCAACCATTGGTGAGTTGAGAACCGATGCCGAAGTGCAAGCCAAAATCAAGGAAGACCTCTGGACGGCAGTGGTGCAGCCAGTGTTTGCGGACATTGAGGTTCAGCCTGATTCACAAACTCGGTTTCTTGTCAACCCCACCGGCAAATTTGTTATCGGTGGCCCGCAGGGGGATTCGGGGTTGACGGGTCGGAAGATTATTGTTGATACCTATGGCGGTTATTCTCGTCATGGCGGCGGTGCGTTCTCTGGCAAAGATCCGACAAAGGTTGACCGCTCTGCTGCTTATGCTGCTCGCTATGTGGCAAAGAATATTGTCGCCGCTGGGTTGGCTGCTAAGTGTGAGGTGCAACTCAGTTATGCAATTGGGGTGGCACGTCCGGTGAGTATGATGATTGAAACGTTTGGTACTTCTACGGTGGATGAGCAACGTTTACTCGAAGCTGTGCAGCAGCTTTTTGAGTTGCGTCCAGCGGGGATTATTCAGGCGTTTAATTTGCAAAAGTTGCCGGCTGAACGAGGCGGTCGTTTCTATCAAGATGTGGCTGCCTATGGTCATTTGGGGCGGACTGATTTGGATCTGCCTTGGGAGCAAACTGATAAGGCGCTTTTGTTGAAAGAAATGCTTTCTGAGGCTGTTTCTGTTCGTTAAGCGTTTTTTTGTTTTTGGTTGGATCCCCGTTTTCTTTTTGAAGACGGGTTTTTTTTTAAAGGTAGAGGCGCGGTTTTGTTCGGCAGAGGGGCCGAGAGGGTTTTTTGCAATGGGTTATTCTATACTGTGGAGGATACTTGTACTTATAGCCTTGAGGTGGTAAGTATGGATTTTTCCTTTTTGTGGCCGCTTTTGTTCGCTGGTATTGTTTTTTTTATTTTGAAGCATTCGGCTGATGAAATTGCTTATATGTCGGTGGCAGTTTTTATTGTTTGTTTGCTTGTGAGTTTGGTGGTTGCTCCTTGGCAGGTTCAGTTTTTGCTTTTGGTTTTGGTGTTGTTGGGTACGCAACGTTTGTCTCAACCGGGTGATGTGGGTGTTGATGTTGGCGGAGAACAGGGGGGTTTTTTTGCTGGTTTGAAGAATTCGGCTAAGGTTGTGGATGGGGGAAGGCAAGATGCTGTGGTGTCTGGGGATGAGGGTTTACATGAGCATTTGAGTTACCGGGGGGTTGATTATGAGGTTGATCTGCCGGTTGTTGAGGAAACTAAGCAGGAAATTACGGGGAGATACCGGGGTCAGGTTTGGAGTTCTCACGAGGTTAAGCCTTCTGATTTGCCGCCGCCGGTTGAGATTAAGTATAGGGGTGCAACAATTAAAAAAATTGAGCCGGTTGAGGGCGATGAGGGTAAGGTTTAGGGGTTGTTCGGGGATGGGATTTTTTTAAGGGGGATGTTTTTTTTGGCAGTTTATAGAAGTTGTGTTGTGGGTGCGTTTGGTTGTTAAGCTTGTAGGGGAGCAATCTGTATTTGTTGAAGAGATGCCGGTTGTGAGTGTCTGTTAAACTATGTCAAAATTTGCGTCAAACTTTGCGTCAAACTTTGCTTGGGATGAGGGGTTACTTTGTAGGGCCGGCTATGATTGCCTGATGCTCTGATCTTAACTCGTGCAACATCTGGGGGTTTTATGAGAATGTGTTTATGTTTTCTTCCTCTGGGTAAATGGGGGTCTGAGTGGAGGGGGAGTGTTTTTTTATGAAGGGCAAGGAGTTTTGGCGCTATGGAGTCTCACGAGCATTCTACATCTGATAAAAACAGCGAAAAGAATATTGTTGCTGGTCAATTTTCTGAGCAAAGCAATAATCTGCAATTTGGCGCTCCTTGGAAATCTTCTGTGCGCCCTTGGCGAATTCATCAAAAAATTGGCTATGGGTATTTTTTGGCGCTTGCTATTGGTTTTTTTGGCTCCATGACTGGGATGATTATTGCTGATTATTTTCAGGGGGAGGGGGTTGAGCAGTTGGCTGATGCTCATGTGCAAGCGCAACTTTTGGGAAATTATAAGGATGCGGTGATGGAGGCTCAATTGCATGGGTCTCAGATGGGGTCGGTGGTGGATGATGCCCAGTTGCTTTCGCTTGAAAAAATGCGTTTTTTTGCTAGTGTTGCTCGTAGTAAAAAGTTGCGCCAGGAAGTTGAGCGGTTTATTAATACTGATCCGGCTTGGTTGGCTGCGAAGCCGCCAATTATTTATAAGTTAATCGGAAATTGTCAGGGTCGTTTGGAGTTGTATGCGGAGCAAATAAGTTTGATTTTGCAAGGTGTGGAGCCGACGAAAGCAGGGGGTGAGGAGATTGAGGAGCTAAGAAATAAGTTGCTTGCTGCGGCAAAAAGTGAGGGGGCGAGGAGTTTGGAAGAGTTGACTTTTGAGTTGGGGAAGCTGTTGGAAACGGCGCAAGAGCAAGAGCGGCAAGGGGAAGTTTTGATGGAGGATGCTCAGGGAATTGAAAAGTTGATTATTGTGCTTAGTATGTTGGTTTCGTTGGCTATTGCTTCGTTTTTGGCTTTGCGAACGAGTCGGGCTATTGCTAGGCCGGTGGTGACGGTGACGAGGGTGGCGGAACGGGTGGCGCGGGAGTCGAATTTTGATTTACGGGCGCCGGTGGCGGCGGAGGATGAAATTGGGTCTTTGGCGGTTTCTTTGAATCATTTAATTGAGCGGGTTTCTCAACGCACAAAGGAGTTGGAGCAGGCGTATGAGGCGGCGGAGGCGGCGAATAAGGCGAAAAGTCAGTTTTTGGCGAATATGAGCCATGAGCTTCGGACTCCTTTAAATGCGATTATTGGTTATAGTGAGTTGTTGCAGGAGGATGCTATTGATTTGGAGTTGGAAAATACGGATTTTGTAAGTGATTTGCGTTCGATTAATTCGGCTGGTAAGCATTTGTTGAATTTGATTAGTGATATTTTGGATTTCTCGAAGATTGAAGCGGGAAAGATGGAGCTTTTTACGGAGAGGTTTGAGGTTAAGAATTTAATTGAGTCGGTGGTGGGAATGGTAAGGCCGGTGATGGATAAAAATAATAATTTTTTTGAGTTGGCTTGTGCTGATAATCTTGGCCAAATGTACACGGATCAAACAAAGTTGCGTCAGGTTCTTTTTAATTTGTTGAGTAATGCGGCGAAGTTTACGGCAAATGGTAAGGTAACTTTAACTATTTTTAAGGAAGATGATATTAATCCTGGGTCTTTTCTTGTTTTTAAGGTGACTGATACGGGAATTGGGATGTCTCAAGAACAGTTGGAAAGGTTGTTTGAAGCTTTTAGTCAGGGGGATGCTTCGACGACTAAAAAGTATGGGGGTACGGGTTTGGGTTTGGCGATTAGTCGCTTTTTTTGTCAGATGATGGGGGGGGAGATTTTTGTGGAAAGTAAGCTTGGTGAGGGGTCTGTTTTTACTGTGCGTTTGCCGGTTTGTGTTAAGGAGTGATTGGGGAAGAGGAGGAACGGGCTTCTATTCGGCTGCTAAGTCGGCTTGGGTTTGGGCGTAGTTTAGGTTTTTTTGATATTCTATTGCTTTTTGTTGGGCGGTTTGGTAGTTAGGATGGGTGGGGGGTATTTTTTGCATTAATTCGATGGCTTGTTGCCATTTTAAGGCTACTTTTTCCCAGTCTTGTTGTGTTTTTGCGGTTTGGGTGATTAGGCCGGCATTCATGGCGTTATTCACTGCGTTTTGAAAGGGTTCTGTGCTTGGTTTTGCTGTTTGTGGGGGTTGGCTGGTGGTTTTGATTATGAATTCTACTCGGCGGTTTTTTTCTCTTCCTTTTGGGTTGTCTGTGTTGTCGGGGTTGTTGTTGGGGGCGATGGGTTTTGTTTCTCCATAGCCTTTGGTAAATATTAGGGTGGGGGTGATTTTAAAGTTGTTGACGAAGTAGTATTTTACGGCGGCTGCTCTTTTTTGGGATAGTTCTAAGTTGTAGTCGTTTTCGCCTTTGTTGTCTGTATGTCCATAAATGAGTATTTGCGAGTTTTTGTAGTGGGTTAACAGTTGATTTATTTTGGTTAGGGTGGGTTTTGCATTTGCTCGAACGTTGTATTTATCAAATTCAAATAAAATGTTTTCTGGGATGTTAATTTTTATGCCTTCGGGGGTTTTTTGGGCTTTTAATTCTGTTAATATTGGTTCTATAGTTTTTAGGTTGGTTTCGGGTAAGGCTGAGATTTCTACTTCTGTCGTTGTTGTGGTTGCCGGTTGGTTTTCTGTGGTGGTTGGTTGGGGGTTTTCTATGGTTGTTGTTGTGGTTGCCGGTTGGGTTTCTGTGGTGGTTGTGGTTTGAGTTTCGGGGGTGGTTGTTGTGGAGGTGGTATTTTCTTGGCTAGTTGTTGTGGTTGTGGGTTGATTTGTGCTGAGGGTTGTTGTGGTTTGGGTGTTATTTTCTAGGCTGGTTGTTGCGGTTGTGGGTGGATTTGTGCTGAGGGTTGTTGTGGTTGTTGTTCCGTTTGCGCTGAGGCTTGATACGCTTTCTGTTGC is a genomic window containing:
- the nrdR gene encoding transcriptional regulator NrdR gives rise to the protein MRCPFCHYTDSRVLESRSSEAGASIRRRRECLNCKRRFTTYERIEYVPITVIKRDGRRESFDRFKLLRGIVRSCEKTGIPSVRLEAFVDEIESEVQQQTTREVTSSEIGELVLSRIHNLSEVAYIRFASVYRQFQGIRDFVETLDHLQNRQISSTSAEKLLDESPEQEDNEPVIPKPAPLSL
- a CDS encoding 30S ribosomal protein S1; the encoded protein is MVNQKTITKEVGFTHEDFAALLDKYDYHFSPGDVVAGTVFSIEPRGALIDIGAKTAAYIPVQEMSINRVDSPEEVLQSNETREFFILTDENEDGQLTLSIRRIEYMRAWERVRQLQAEDATVRSLVFATNRGGALVRIEGLRGFIPGSHISTRKPKEDLVGEELPLKFLEVDEDRNRLVLSHRRALVERKMNRLEVGEVVIGNVRGIKPYGAFIDIGGVSGLLHISEISHDHIDTPHSVFNVNDEVKVMIIDLDAERGRISLSTKQLEPEAGDMVKNPQLVYEKAEEMAAKYREQQRAKQQAQAAGAVAGATDEATDELEEVPPAAELEEVPPAAELEEVPPAAELEEAPAAAELEEAPSAVEVSPEEELVSAEE
- a CDS encoding HAD family hydrolase, producing MATIECRGVSFQNIEAVIFDKDGTLEDTADFLRNLGQKRARMIDAQIPGVGEPLLMAYGIEGDELDPAGLMAVGSRRENEIASAAYVAETGRGWLESLEIVSRAFEEANRPLKNNAPCPLFTGTTELLKILSDGGLKLGILSADTTENVLKFVSYYQLESYIQLQMGVDGGVSKPDPSLFLAACRTLAVSPQSALMVGDSPVDIQMARNAQAAGCIAICRKKSAHSHLKDADVIISQLNEISIVS
- the metK gene encoding methionine adenosyltransferase; amino-acid sequence: MTKRYLFTSESVTEGHPDKICDQISDTILDALLSEDPKSRVAAEVVVNTGLVLITGEITTKANVNFVNLARKKIAEIGYTDADNGFSANSCTVLVALDEQSPDIAQGVNTAQETRQQSDDELDKVGAGDQGIMFGFACNETPELMPLPISLAHRIARRLAAVRKTGQLPYLRPDGKTQVTVAYEDGRPVGIDTILVSTQHDATIGELRTDAEVQAKIKEDLWTAVVQPVFADIEVQPDSQTRFLVNPTGKFVIGGPQGDSGLTGRKIIVDTYGGYSRHGGGAFSGKDPTKVDRSAAYAARYVAKNIVAAGLAAKCEVQLSYAIGVARPVSMMIETFGTSTVDEQRLLEAVQQLFELRPAGIIQAFNLQKLPAERGGRFYQDVAAYGHLGRTDLDLPWEQTDKALLLKEMLSEAVSVR
- a CDS encoding DUF4278 domain-containing protein, producing MDFSFLWPLLFAGIVFFILKHSADEIAYMSVAVFIVCLLVSLVVAPWQVQFLLLVLVLLGTQRLSQPGDVGVDVGGEQGGFFAGLKNSAKVVDGGRQDAVVSGDEGLHEHLSYRGVDYEVDLPVVEETKQEITGRYRGQVWSSHEVKPSDLPPPVEIKYRGATIKKIEPVEGDEGKV
- a CDS encoding HAMP domain-containing sensor histidine kinase; this encodes MESHEHSTSDKNSEKNIVAGQFSEQSNNLQFGAPWKSSVRPWRIHQKIGYGYFLALAIGFFGSMTGMIIADYFQGEGVEQLADAHVQAQLLGNYKDAVMEAQLHGSQMGSVVDDAQLLSLEKMRFFASVARSKKLRQEVERFINTDPAWLAAKPPIIYKLIGNCQGRLELYAEQISLILQGVEPTKAGGEEIEELRNKLLAAAKSEGARSLEELTFELGKLLETAQEQERQGEVLMEDAQGIEKLIIVLSMLVSLAIASFLALRTSRAIARPVVTVTRVAERVARESNFDLRAPVAAEDEIGSLAVSLNHLIERVSQRTKELEQAYEAAEAANKAKSQFLANMSHELRTPLNAIIGYSELLQEDAIDLELENTDFVSDLRSINSAGKHLLNLISDILDFSKIEAGKMELFTERFEVKNLIESVVGMVRPVMDKNNNFFELACADNLGQMYTDQTKLRQVLFNLLSNAAKFTANGKVTLTIFKEDDINPGSFLVFKVTDTGIGMSQEQLERLFEAFSQGDASTTKKYGGTGLGLAISRFFCQMMGGEIFVESKLGEGSVFTVRLPVCVKE
- a CDS encoding OmpA family protein, yielding MKISALKAQFLTFKKKVIIPALKATGGFALLVIFSAIAYEILKPKYPKETTVKIVPVSVTTYQVFPATESVSSLSANGTTTTTTLSTNPPTTATTSLENNTQTTTTLSTNQPTTTTTSQENTTSTTTTPETQTTTTTETQPATTTTTIENPQPTTTENQPATTTTTEVEISALPETNLKTIEPILTELKAQKTPEGIKINIPENILFEFDKYNVRANAKPTLTKINQLLTHYKNSQILIYGHTDNKGENDYNLELSQKRAAAVKYYFVNNFKITPTLIFTKGYGETKPIAPNNNPDNTDNPKGREKNRRVEFIIKTTSQPPQTAKPSTEPFQNAVNNAMNAGLITQTAKTQQDWEKVALKWQQAIELMQKIPPTHPNYQTAQQKAIEYQKNLNYAQTQADLAAE